A stretch of Clostridium sp. BJN0001 DNA encodes these proteins:
- a CDS encoding histidine phosphatase family protein, translating to MRIGIVRHFKVNCNKRFFMTPDDLKLWEDTYNKSTVTRNDVNLQKIKWDKCYCSTLSRAIKTAQDIFKGEIIRTPLICETVIDPVYKHKIRIPYHFHSVLSRASWYLNGKSQTETKATTKKKANEFIDILLENNKKDHLDNILVVTHGFFMFTLQRELKKRGFKGKITIAPKNGTLYLYQN from the coding sequence ATGAGAATCGGTATTGTCAGACATTTTAAAGTAAATTGTAATAAACGTTTTTTTATGACACCAGATGATTTAAAATTATGGGAGGATACGTATAATAAAAGTACAGTTACAAGAAATGATGTGAACCTTCAGAAAATAAAATGGGATAAATGTTATTGTTCTACTTTAAGCAGAGCTATTAAAACAGCACAAGACATATTTAAAGGAGAGATTATAAGAACACCTCTTATATGTGAAACAGTTATAGATCCTGTATATAAGCATAAGATAAGAATACCCTATCATTTTCACTCTGTATTATCTAGAGCATCATGGTATTTAAATGGAAAGTCTCAAACAGAAACAAAAGCTACAACGAAAAAAAAAGCAAATGAATTTATTGATATTTTACTTGAAAATAATAAAAAAGATCATTTAGATAATATTTTAGTTGTAACACATGGATTTTTTATGTTTACGCTTCAAAGAGAGTTAAAAAAAAGAGGCTTTAAAGGCAAAATAACAATAGCACCTAAGAATGGAACACTCTATCTTTATCAAAATTAA
- a CDS encoding bifunctional homocysteine S-methyltransferase/methylenetetrahydrofolate reductase, whose amino-acid sequence MIKEYLKNNILLTDGAMGTYYSELTSNDSTYCEFANLNNKNIVRRIHEEYIKSGAKLIRTNTFSANTINLNVSREKLKDIIDSGCTIAKECADKNDVFIGASIGPIRYEENIETDKDIIDELKFICDCFFDNNINIFIFETLSSTKYISEISSYIRKKDNKSFILTQFAIKPDGYTRDGISFDTIFKTVSEIKNIDAYGLNCGSGPTHLLSILKKYDFKGKIVSLLPNAGYPEIIHERTVFPNTPEYFAMKMESAKKLGISIVGGCCGTNPSYIEHLNKKIGDFKKNDFTHSSYTDIQKAKVIKKENSFYKKLMNNEFPIAIELGSPLNPDVEKLMGNAKKLKQSNLVDLITIPDSPMAKMRANSCIIASKIQREIDIDVMPHICCRDKNINAIRSELLGGYIENIRNVLSITGDPISDASRVEVKKVFNLNSFKLIELINSMNNEMFKEDAIKVGGALNLNVKNKEAEYERMLKKIDKGCNFFLTQPIYDDEAIEFLKRIKEKTNVKILSGVMPLVTYKNAVFLNNELPGINIPENFIKRFSPSQSKEESESIGIEIATELGKKLKKISDGLYLVIPFNRVDMILKIIKNILEN is encoded by the coding sequence ATGATTAAAGAATATTTGAAAAACAACATTTTACTAACAGATGGGGCTATGGGAACTTATTATTCAGAACTAACATCTAATGATTCTACATATTGTGAATTTGCTAATCTGAATAATAAAAATATAGTAAGAAGAATTCATGAAGAATATATAAAAAGTGGTGCAAAGCTCATAAGGACAAATACTTTTTCTGCAAATACAATAAATCTTAATGTATCTCGTGAAAAATTAAAAGATATTATAGATAGCGGATGCACTATTGCAAAAGAATGTGCAGATAAAAACGATGTATTTATAGGCGCAAGTATTGGTCCTATAAGATATGAGGAGAATATAGAAACAGATAAAGACATCATTGATGAATTAAAATTTATATGTGACTGTTTTTTTGATAATAATATCAATATATTTATATTTGAAACACTTAGCAGTACAAAATATATAAGTGAAATATCAAGTTATATTAGAAAAAAAGATAATAAAAGTTTTATTTTAACTCAGTTTGCAATAAAACCTGATGGATATACACGTGATGGAATTTCATTTGATACAATTTTTAAAACAGTATCAGAGATAAAAAATATTGATGCATATGGATTAAATTGTGGCTCTGGTCCAACACATCTTCTATCAATTCTTAAGAAGTATGATTTTAAAGGAAAAATAGTATCACTTCTTCCGAATGCAGGATATCCAGAGATAATTCATGAAAGAACAGTATTTCCGAATACACCTGAGTATTTTGCAATGAAAATGGAATCAGCCAAAAAGCTTGGGATATCAATAGTTGGTGGATGCTGTGGAACAAATCCTTCATATATTGAACATTTAAATAAAAAAATAGGCGATTTTAAGAAAAATGACTTTACTCATTCTTCTTATACAGATATACAAAAAGCAAAAGTTATAAAAAAAGAAAACTCATTTTATAAAAAGCTTATGAATAATGAATTTCCTATAGCTATTGAACTTGGTTCTCCACTTAATCCAGATGTAGAAAAGCTTATGGGAAATGCGAAGAAATTAAAGCAAAGTAACCTTGTAGATCTTATAACAATTCCTGATTCTCCAATGGCAAAAATGAGAGCAAATTCTTGTATAATTGCATCAAAAATACAAAGAGAAATAGATATTGATGTTATGCCTCATATTTGCTGTAGAGATAAAAATATTAATGCAATAAGATCTGAACTTTTAGGTGGATATATTGAAAATATTAGAAACGTACTTTCAATTACAGGTGATCCAATTTCAGATGCCAGCAGAGTTGAAGTTAAAAAAGTTTTCAATTTAAATTCATTTAAACTTATTGAACTTATAAATAGTATGAATAATGAGATGTTTAAAGAAGATGCTATAAAAGTAGGAGGCGCTTTAAATCTAAATGTTAAAAACAAAGAAGCAGAATATGAGAGAATGCTTAAAAAAATAGATAAAGGATGTAATTTCTTTTTAACTCAACCAATATATGATGATGAAGCTATTGAATTTTTAAAACGAATAAAAGAAAAAACTAATGTTAAAATTTTATCCGGAGTTATGCCTCTTGTAACATATAAAAATGCAGTATTTTTAAATAATGAACTTCCTGGAATTAATATTCCAGAAAATTTCATTAAAAGATTTTCACCATCACAAAGTAAAGAGGAATCAGAATCAATTGGAATTGAAATAGCAACAGAACTTGGTAAAAAGCTTAAGAAAATATCTGATGGACTTTATCTAGTAATTCCATTTAACAGAGTAGATATGATTCTAAAAATTATAAAAAACATATTAGAGAACTAA